The Helianthus annuus cultivar XRQ/B chromosome 15, HanXRQr2.0-SUNRISE, whole genome shotgun sequence genomic sequence atatttggcTTGTAATTTACAAAATGAAGCTGATAGTTTACAGCATAATTACAATCACTCATTAAATGATCATGAATTTATAGAGAACATAATGAAACAGGATTAAGAGGTAGAGTTGTACATGTCATTGATTTAATATTCATCATATTTATTCTATAGGCTGATGCTCTTTTTGCATCAAGTTAATTTGAATATATATAGTCATAGTTGTCCTCGGGATGTTATTATATCTGACCTCGTTACGTCTACAGTTTCTTTTAAGTTTCTTGTACCTGTTTTTCTACTTCTATCAAGTGTAATAAGAGTGGCTATGGTCTCAAGTCTCAACTAGTCCCAATCTTAGGTTATATCTTATAAGCTCTATTAGCATCAAGTTGCTGTAGATTTACAACGAATTTATTCAGTCACCAATTTTGGGTCAGTTACACCCCCTCACTTGTCTGTAAATTGATATTATGAACAGGTTATATTGAAGATCATCAAACACTGCACAGAGTTTTCGAACGCTCTTGTGACTGGACAGCTTCTTGGTTTAGATGTCGGCAGCGTTCTTGAAGTTACCAACTGCTTTCCCTTTCCGGTATGCCATGCTGTCATTATTTCCTTTTAGATAATAATTTTTAAAATTGCTGTTATGATTCTGTGTACGAGTTTTTTTAACCGATATAACTGACAGATCCGCGAGGAAGATGAGGAGATCGAGGCAGAGGGTGCTAACTATCAACTTGAGATGATGAGATGTCTTAGGGAAGTTAATGTTGACAATAACACTGTGGGATGGTGAGTTCAAGTTCATAGGCGTCACTAAAACTTGTGCAGTTAGGGCTGCAAACGGACCGGacattcagcgaacagttcgtgaactgttcgggtGGAAGTTCGTGTGTCtattcgtttaataaatgaacgaacatgaatagAGACCGcttttgttcatttatgttcgtgaatgttTGGTAACATGTTTGTTTGTGTCGATGGTTCATTAATGTTtctagtttttatattttatcaaAATACTTTAAAATTCTGACAAACAAAATATGTATACCATTtttgttcatgaacattagtttgtgttcatttgtgttcatgaatgttcgtttgcgttcgttgcctaaaattaacaaacgaacataaacacgttcatttccttaacggacgaacacgaacataaaatcttgttcggtaagtgttcatgaacagtttgtGAACACATTGGTTCATTTGCAACTCTATGTGCAGTTATCATATTATTTAGATGACATCATGCACTGAGTGTTATCTGACATCTGTAAATCGCATCttttaatttttcatttgttAATCTTGCTTAAATAGAAAGTTGAATGTGTTTTCTTTACTAATTCAGGTACCAATCAACGATATTAGGTTCTTATCAGACTGTGGAACTGATCGAGACTTTCATGAATTATCAGGTAGCACATCTCTTCAGTTATATTTTTGCTTTTTATTTGGTGTAGCTTGCATTACAATTTAAGCACATGCATTTTTTACATAACTATTGCAGGAGAATATCAAACGATGTGTGTGCATTATTTACGACCCTTCGAAGTCCAACCAAGGTGCATTGGCTTTGAAAGCCTTGAAGCTTTCTGATTCTTTCATGGAGCTTTATCGCAACAATGAATTCAATGGCGAAAAGTAAATTCCATTTTATCATATTCTTTAATGAATTCGTTTTTTACGTATTGCAAGTTAAATCTTACTTTGTTTTCTTATATATTCTTGTGTAGGTTGCGGGAGAAAAATCTAACATGGGTGGATATTTTCGAGGAGATACCTGTATGTGTCTGATACCTAGTTGCAtgaaaaattttattttaaatgactaaaatgccattttcgtccctgtggtttggccagttttgcgacttttgtctaAAGGTTTGTATTTCCGCAtctggattcaaaaggtttgaaatcttgccattttcatccggctcgttaactccatccatttttctccgttagtCAGGGgtagttttgttttttttgttaacttaaagggcaatttagTCTTTTCAGGAGTATTCAGTCTTAAAAAGACCAgatgccctttaagttaacaaaaaagatggaaCTACCCCTGAGGTGACGGAAAATatgaatggagttaacgagccggatgaaaacgacaagatttcaaaccttttggatccagatgtggaaaaacaaacaaaagtcgcgaaacctcagggacaaaaatgtgATTTTACTCAAAAAAAATTATTACTCGTTGCATTGAATAAATCATTTTGCTAATGTTATCTATATTTCTTATGATATTTTCATGCAACAGATCAAGGTTTCAAATTCAGCCCTTGTCAGTGCGTTTATGACCGAGCTGGAAGCTGACTCACCTGTCACCCAGGTATCTCATAGATATATTTTACAGTTTTCATCGTGACATTATATAAATTAAAGTAGTATTGGTTGTTTTTGTCTATATGTTAGTCTGATTACGATAGGCTGAAATTATCAACAAATCCTTTCCCGGAAAGGAACATGGAGTTTTTGATTGAATGCATGGATGATCTCTCAATGGAACAGCAAAAGGTTGATTTTTTTCTTAGCTGGTAGTTTGCTTCACATATTATGTCATTTTTTACATGGATTCTGTAATTTTTTTTTCAGTTCCAATTTTATTATCGCAATCTGTCACGTCAACAAGCCCAGCAGCAAACATGGCTTCAAAAAAGAAGGTAAAAATTGGACATTTAAGCACATGTGGAATGGCTTATAATTTTATTACTTTTTTATGTGGATCAATTGTTTATTATTGTTTGGTTTTTGGTATATGTTTAATAGGGCTGAAAATATGGCACGTAAAGCTGCAGGAGAGGAACCTTTGCCTGAGGAGGATCCTTCAAACCCCATCTTTAAGCCTCTTCCTGAGCCGTCACGATTGGATAGTTATCTGATAACAAATCAAGTCTCCAACTACTGCAATCAAATCAACAGGTAGGCTTTTGCAGTTTttgttcagttttttttttttttcatattatgTAAACGGAACTtaatttatgtatgtatgtatgtatgtatgtatgtatgtatgtgtgggAGTGCAGTGTTGCAGGGCAGAGTTTCAGCAGATTGTATCTGATGAAGGCATTACATGAAAACTGATGATGAAGCGCTATGAAACACTATGTTCTAGAGAGATGTGTGATATTGGGTATGCTGGCTCGTGTTATCTTTATTTTCTGTTATTTATCGGCAACTGGAGTGGTATGCTAGGAGAATTTtggtttaaaaacattttattaaaatcgGCAGTTTGTTTTTTATGGGTAATTGTTGGTTATTCATGACATGTCGTTGAATTTTACAAATTCTGTGATAAAGAAAAACGTGCATGCCAATGGACAATGTTTCATGAAAAAGCGATTCAGGTGACTTTAATTGTCGAGTTCTTTGGCTCGTATCGCGCTATGTTTCTAGTAACAAGTTATTGGTGGATGTGTTGGAAGACACGTAAAAAAAGATGAATGATATAACAAAATGAATTCCTCGTCATGAGAGATCTTTGCCCCCTCAATAATTCTATATGCTGTTTCAAGTTGACCGACGGAAAAGTTGACTACATGTACCTTTTTTTAACGGCGAACAATGCACACCTAAAACCTGCTCCTAAGAGGCTAAGTCCATTTGTTGGCTAGCTTAGTCATTTTCATCTATGGGTTGGCTAAATGCATAGTGTAACCCTCCTTTTAAATTCTCGTGTAATCTTTGCTGTCCCCATATACGTGGTTTTGAACGTGTGTATAAACTTGTTTGCCTTTCTATAATGCTTATTTTAGTGTCCGTGTAAACCATGTTATACACCCGTTCACATGTCTGTATAAACGTTTATCCGTGTTATACGCTCATTGAAAAGACTATCTGGCAAATGAAAAGTTACATTCAGTAAATTTCGTAGCACTTTAAACAGTAAACTTATTCAACTAACCTTTAAGTAGGGGTGTATATGGGGGTGTACGGGTCAGTTTTGGACTTCAACTGAAACCACAATTGAAATGTTCCGTTACAGGAGTCTTTAACCGATTGGTTTTCGGTTATCGGTTATCGGTTTTTATCTCGGTTTTGGTTTGCATAACTGTTGGATCAAGTATGTGTGTATTGTAACAAGTTTAATCTTGAACGATAGGTCATATAAAAATAAACTTAGATTATGTAGAATATTGGTTTATATTGTTTATCTTAAACTATATGAGCtttctttacccaaaaaaaaaaaaaaaaaaaaaaaaaaactatatgaGCTAAAGGTTACAGTTACAGTCAAGTTCACATGTTCCAACACCAGATCATATGAATCAACAACCCTTCATGATTACACTCGGTTCGGTTACTGCGATATGAATTCTAAATAGAAAGATTTTGAAAATTGTTGATGAAGGTAAAAGATTAAGAGTGAATAAAAGCTTACGTATCACTATGCAGTTTATTATTTGGAAGATACAAAGTTGTTATTGCAACTAATTCAACATTGTCGAAGGTAAGCAAATTAACGACTTAAATTAATAATGAAATAGCGATATTTTGGATAACCTTCGGCTTACATTGATGTTCAGTTTTTAACGATGCTAAGAACGAACTTAGGTATTGGTAATGGATATGGTGTTGAGTATCACAAGGTTCTATTTAAAATCACTCAGATAATGGAACGAATTTTAATAAGCCTAACAAACAGAGCGAGTCGGGTTGACTAACATGGTAAACTGTGTTTCAAGGAAATTAAGTTCAGATTAATATAGGCTTGAGTCGAATTGGGCCGGTTTTATTTAAGTTACATAAAATGGATTCATAACGGCGGTAGCAACACGTGGCAGCACTGGTgagggcggtggtggtggcggtagAGCCAGCACAGTGATGGGGCTGGTGTCAACGACAAACAATAGTTGTGGGTAGTGCCAACTTATTTGAATTTGCTTTAAGTTAATAAGTTTCATATGAATGACACATTATATAATTTGAGTAGACTTAGATCCAATATGCAAGTAGTTTTTGCCTAAATTAACCCATTTCATGAAGAATGGGTCATGATTACCACCCAAAATTATAACAAAAGACACGATTTGGAATTCGGCAAGCTTTTGAAGCACGATCATCACTACCAGGGTTAAACATGTTATTAGGgcatagttattaaagcgagcgCCCATGCGCAAATAAAGCCTCGGCCAACAAATCGCCCTGAGCGCACCttgcgcctttaataactatggatTAGGGTAACTCGGTGGGTGAATTCGTTGCAGATGTAGATGTGCATGCGGCTAAATCTAGTTAACTGGCTACGCTAGTCTAGACCCATATTCAATGTGATGTGTATTGGGCCTGAACCGCTAATATTCACCCCAGAAGCTCATGAGCTGCCAATTCACATGAATGGCGTTTGATTTTGTGTTCATCTGATCAAACGATAACGTTCTCCATAACCAGCTGTTAATTTCATAAATCTTGATACATGATCAAAATCCACCTCATTCAGTCCGAAGGTTCATATATCGCATCATGGAGCGGGCAATCCGGATCAGCAAGTAAACGGGAACAAGATACACAATGATGTTTCAAATTAAAATttcataagtaaaactttaaaaCATGGAATTTCATGTTTCTAGTTTCAACAAAACAAGAAAAACACTTGTTCTGTCTAAGGTAGCAAAGCTATTGTCAGATCATATGCTATCCATGTTATCACCTGTATGAGTACGACTCTGGCAAGCGAAAACCAGGCAGAACTAGTTTATCCGCAAACATCTTACCGGTTTTCGGCATCACGTGCCAATGTAGAGTCATGTTAAAATCTCTCCCTCTAAGGTTGCTTCCCtgaataataatatttaaataaaatagtaataaataaactaataatcGGGATTAAGTTTAAACAGATAATGGTTTCAAAAAAAGTACCTGGTCAATGAACTTGTATTTGTTTTTCAGTTTTACAGAAAACTTTGCTTCTTCTTTTGTGGGTATAATACGATCCCACAGTGAAACCTGTCCGATATTATTCTGAATTAGTCATCAAGCAAATACGACACAGATCATGGAAACGGGATAAGAAACGTTAATAGTACCTGATTCAAGGTATTCGTTGGAGTACTATATTCGGCAGCTAAAAATACAAAAACCTGCAGGTAAGAAATGAGATGATAAATTAATAATGAAACCCTCGATAAAGCCCGAAAACATGAGATTTTTCAGCCGTTTCCTGATTCCTGAAACGattttttgaaacaacttatatAACCTGCTTGGTATTCCACGTAAAAAGTGACTGTAAGTCTGCCGATACATTTAGTGTAATTGCAACCTGCATAAATGGAAGATGCCTCATTGTCAAATGGCTATCTATTAAAGGTAATACAAGTATACAACTGCAATTATGGTCCATTGCAACTGAGGTTCATGGTGACATAACTATTTTTCTAATGCAATTAATAATTATAGGTTTTATGTTTTAACTATTTTAAGTTTTCGGGACTGCATGGCTTGGTTTTTGGCTCATATTCACATTCCATTACTTTGTTGTAATACGCCAACCTATGTAGCACGGAAAGGGGTACGGGACTGGGGTGCGGGGACGATACGGGTACGGGGAACGGCAAAACATAAAATCCTAGATACGGGTACGGCAAAGATAcgacaaaataaaatataaaaaaataagttCCACCATCAAGTTAAAATATTATGACCCATACATGTTCTCTTTAATCAAACCTGTTGTAACTCAAAATTAAAACGTGCAGACTACTTAAAAAAGAAGCATCGGAAACAGTACATACATAAAGGTGGAACAGCTACAACAGGTAATGCTACTTTCAAAAGCCCAAACCTCCACTAATCCGACTATTATAAGTAGCAGTGTAAGTCAACACACAAGATTTAAAAGTCTTCATCAAACAAAGCCTTTTGTATTACCAATCAAGTTTCTCCCTATGCCCCGCTTGCGGTGTGcaaatataatgtatatatgtgtgggcgctcagggggcaaaagtgaaatggtactaactttaacgttattttactaatttcgtgaaaataactaggggtgagcagaaaaccgaaataaccgaaccgtaaccgaaaAATCCGAACCaaaacaaaaaccgacggttcAGTTTTTGGATTTctaataaccgaa encodes the following:
- the LOC110884686 gene encoding eukaryotic translation initiation factor 3 subunit H — encoded protein: MASAAPSRSFLQVAATEEAVAPPLRVVQIEGLVILKIIKHCTEFSNALVTGQLLGLDVGSVLEVTNCFPFPIREEDEEIEAEGANYQLEMMRCLREVNVDNNTVGWYQSTILGSYQTVELIETFMNYQENIKRCVCIIYDPSKSNQGALALKALKLSDSFMELYRNNEFNGEKLREKNLTWVDIFEEIPIKVSNSALVSAFMTELEADSPVTQSDYDRLKLSTNPFPERNMEFLIECMDDLSMEQQKFQFYYRNLSRQQAQQQTWLQKRRAENMARKAAGEEPLPEEDPSNPIFKPLPEPSRLDSYLITNQVSNYCNQINSVAGQSFSRLYLMKALHEN
- the LOC110884687 gene encoding signal peptidase complex subunit 3A, which codes for MHSFSYRANALLTFSLTILALMCAMASLTDNFNSPSPTATVQILNVNRFQKRSNGDDEVAITLNVSADLQSLFTWNTKQVFVFLAAEYSTPTNTLNQVSLWDRIIPTKEEAKFSVKLKNKYKFIDQGSNLRGRDFNMTLHWHVMPKTGKMFADKLVLPGFRLPESYSYR